The genome window CTGAAGGCAGAAATAATAAATCCTTTGGGACTACAAAGTCTTGCATCTTGTAAATCTCACGTTCTGTGAGACTTGAATTCTATTGGTCATTCCTGTCAGTTTataaagcagagcagctctcttACCAAAGCCACGTGGATCTGAGTTTCCGTTGTGATAGGACTGGCTCTCATCAGACTCCGAGCCCCAGTTACTGCCAGACAGGGGGACAGGAGAGGGGACACAACAAgtatgagaggaaatgaggtggataagacagaggaaggggaggaggtaCAGATGATCATTTTCAGAGAGATCACGCATAATCATGTTTTCAATCATAGATTCTCCATTTAATAACTGGAGAGTTGTTGAGGACTGAAATATTTTAGATGACTACggtggaaaagaaaaagcaaaacaaatcttTGACCAAAGAAGGTTCTTCTGGATTGTCCGTTTAAGACACCAATTGTGCAGCAGGGCTGCCAACAATTACTGTGAGTTTGAATATATACTGAAATtgtaaaaacatacatacatttgaTTGTGACAAGTAATGTTTAATTGTAGAAGAAAAAGTCATCATcatgcagcagcttcacagcGGCTGCACTGAAGGCTCTCTGTGTCACTtggacaaaaaaacatgttaaaacagagtccataatcagataatatgAGACCAGAATTCCTCCCCTTTGTCTGGGACACTGAAGTCTTCCAGAACATGAGGGCCAGCGCCAACTGGAAACTCGAGCCCATAACTGAACCACACAGTATAGGACATTATATTAAACTATGTGTATTTTGTAATGTGCGGTTGTGTAGATCTTTAAAAGGTTTATGTTGAAACAACATACAAGTAGTATGTCTCTCATATCAGTTTGTCCTCTTATCgacataatgcacaaaaataaacatccaAATGGTTTGTACTGATGtggtttttttaattttgacagccctattgtgcagtaaaataatTTTGTGTCTCAAGTGGTCAAACCAATTCCAAGACATAAACCCTCACTGTGTCAGCTCAATGGTGGCTCTTCTGGAGAAGGTCCAGGCCGTCTTCTCCTTCACATCAGTAGGAATCTCCTTCTTGTCCTCGAAGCccaagaagaagagagagaaacgcATGGAGGGGAAGTCGAACTTTTGCAGGAGCCTGGAAGATTTTGCACACAAGAGAAAACTTCAGAGACAAAATCCAGTTTGTGTATAGAGTTCATTGAACACGACCACTCACGTCATGCCGAGGATTCTGGTGTAGAAATCCAAGGATTTAAGAGGATCTTTAACTCGCAGCATCGTCTGCTGCATCATGAAATCCTACGACAGAAGCACAATCAGAGAGTTTTATATACGTAACACTGTTAGTCAAGTGGTCAGCAACACGATTAAGCAATCACAAAGAGTACAGGATGGTGGGTTATCGTTTCTTTGAAATGCATATGGTCTTCCCAAGAAGAGAAACATGTGTTTAGTAGCTCAAAGAGCAAATGTGTTGCACCACAGTGTGTTAAATGGAAAAACTGCTGCatcatttcactgcacacaaaCGATTCCTTGTATGTTAGCCAACATTAGAGGCTCGTGGCCTTGTCACTGGTATATGTTATATATTTAAAAATTCCCTGCAGGGACATGTGCATATCTATTGTGTGGGCATTGGAAGTGAGCAGGAAAATTCCAAGAGGGGGGAAATGCACTGAACAGCTGCAAGTGCAAAATatggaattttttttaaaaggaaaaagtaCAAGGATGAACACTGGGATAGGTAGAGATGTTGAGCCTTGCAGATAAATATGAAGCAGTCTGTTTTATGTGCTACAAAGCTCAGAGAAGCCTTCACAACACGTCTGTTTGCAGTGCAGAATTCTGTCTTCGGCTCCGCTGGCTGTGTGTGAAGTCCAGCGGAGGAAAATTTGTATCCTGGCACTCACTCGTGAAAAGGGATTTCAGCGAAACTGCACCTCTGTGCAACCAATGATCTCCACATCCGTGTGAGATATGCATCAGTCAATATTACCACACTTACACTTCACAAAGGACTGTT of Chaetodon auriga isolate fChaAug3 chromosome 1, fChaAug3.hap1, whole genome shotgun sequence contains these proteins:
- the glo1 gene encoding lactoylglutathione lyase, translating into MSDKGLSDEAAATACKDGDPITKDFMMQQTMLRVKDPLKSLDFYTRILGMTLLQKFDFPSMRFSLFFLGFEDKKEIPTDVKEKTAWTFSRRATIELTHNWGSESDESQSYHNGNSDPRGFGHIGIAVPDVYAACKLFEEQGVTFVKKPDDGKMKGLAFIQDPDGYWIEILSPNTMVSITS